Proteins found in one Candidatus Nitrosopelagicus brevis genomic segment:
- a CDS encoding ABC transporter permease has product MKRYLVTRGLTMFGVLMITLLLTISLVGSNMDTILKQGVIYQVRAEITENTTIAQGFNNPEEFEKFVQQKIDERIETLGLDTPWYSPQRLGYTMYKILILDFGNATFLTSDSGSSNVGEIIFEKMPKTILLFTTATIIISIIGIVLGAASSNKIGSKTDRITSTFAVISSSFPVWWIGMLMIFVFAFVYQIFPARATPSIEPDDPGYILALLYHMALPVITIVLIGFGAWAYLVRNFMVGIMQEDFISAKKTIGISRKKIVYSHALRNAAPPIVTILALSLSGSLGGAIITEAVFDWPGMGRLYFEAISVMDLPVIIGSTYILTVLFLVSIFIADLLYGYFDPRVRTSS; this is encoded by the coding sequence TTGAAACGGTATTTGGTCACAAGAGGACTTACTATGTTTGGAGTTTTAATGATAACACTATTGCTTACAATTTCTCTTGTTGGCTCAAATATGGACACAATTCTAAAACAGGGAGTCATCTATCAGGTAAGAGCTGAGATTACAGAAAATACAACCATAGCACAAGGATTCAACAATCCTGAAGAATTTGAAAAGTTTGTCCAACAAAAAATTGATGAACGGATTGAAACATTAGGTCTTGATACGCCATGGTATTCTCCACAAAGACTTGGGTATACAATGTATAAAATTTTGATTTTAGATTTTGGTAATGCAACATTCCTAACAAGTGATTCAGGATCATCAAATGTAGGCGAAATTATTTTTGAAAAAATGCCAAAAACAATTTTGTTGTTTACTACAGCCACAATAATCATATCAATTATAGGAATTGTTTTGGGTGCGGCGTCAAGTAACAAAATTGGTTCTAAAACTGACAGAATTACTTCTACATTTGCAGTAATTAGTAGTAGTTTTCCAGTTTGGTGGATTGGTATGTTGATGATATTTGTATTTGCATTTGTCTACCAGATTTTTCCTGCAAGAGCTACACCAAGTATAGAGCCAGATGACCCAGGGTATATTCTGGCATTATTGTATCACATGGCATTACCAGTGATAACAATTGTTTTAATTGGATTTGGAGCATGGGCATACCTTGTTAGAAATTTCATGGTAGGGATTATGCAAGAAGATTTCATATCTGCAAAAAAAACCATCGGGATTAGTAGAAAAAAAATAGTTTACAGTCATGCATTGAGAAATGCTGCACCACCAATTGTAACCATACTTGCACTTAGTTTATCAGGTTCGTTAGGAGGTGCGATAATTACAGAAGCTGTGTTTGATTGGCCAGGAATGGGAAGGTTGTATTTTGAGGCCATCAGTGTGATGGATTTGCCTGTAATCATTGGTTCAACATACATTTTGACGGTATTATTTTTGGTTAGCATATTTATCGCAGATTTATTGTATGGATATTTTGATCCACGGGTGAGGACATCAAGTTGA
- a CDS encoding tetratricopeptide repeat protein, whose amino-acid sequence MNELETLIQNGVKNLEDGNFEDALSFFEQALLLKPDDPDLWNNKGIALRSLGRYDEASYCYNKSLELDPRDRASS is encoded by the coding sequence GTGAACGAACTAGAGACATTAATTCAAAATGGTGTTAAAAATCTTGAAGATGGTAATTTTGAAGATGCTTTGAGCTTTTTTGAACAAGCATTACTTCTAAAACCTGACGATCCTGATTTATGGAATAACAAGGGTATTGCATTAAGGAGTCTAGGTAGATACGATGAGGCATCTTACTGTTATAACAAATCTCTTGAATTGGACCCTAGGGATCGTGCTTCTTCTTAA
- a CDS encoding cobalamin B12-binding domain-containing protein, whose amino-acid sequence MVYLRKKKVKGVDYLYLVKSTWDKERKTSRQETIKYLGESTSVTRDDIPAEFREDAKINSFLLQNTPKDREKREKLIEQLRTKLFSSLTEGSLKDTMEIYTAFVSSNTLDQFYERIMTPVMAEIGYLWSEGKLSIATEHVASNIAHSLVKVIADENRKSKKDKGKIVLTTPVGEDHNLGCNVLDSFLVSKGFTTFNLSPSTPAESLIEFIKTAKPDALIVSITLEDNIRSGQRMVKKIHEAYKKLPIFIGGLAFTEKTNFKFDGKLITDAHALEQIPRIIKKK is encoded by the coding sequence ATGGTATATCTTCGAAAAAAGAAGGTAAAAGGAGTCGATTATCTATATTTAGTAAAAAGTACGTGGGATAAAGAAAGAAAGACATCCAGACAGGAAACCATCAAATATCTAGGTGAATCTACATCTGTGACCAGAGATGATATCCCTGCAGAATTTAGAGAGGATGCAAAAATTAACTCATTTTTACTACAAAATACACCAAAGGACAGAGAAAAACGTGAAAAATTAATTGAGCAATTAAGAACCAAATTATTTTCATCACTTACAGAAGGAAGTCTAAAAGATACAATGGAGATTTACACAGCATTTGTCTCAAGCAATACACTAGACCAGTTCTATGAAAGAATTATGACACCAGTTATGGCCGAAATTGGATATTTGTGGTCAGAAGGTAAGCTATCAATTGCAACAGAACACGTTGCCAGCAACATTGCTCATAGTCTTGTTAAGGTAATTGCAGATGAAAATAGAAAATCAAAGAAGGATAAAGGAAAAATTGTACTAACCACTCCAGTTGGAGAGGATCACAATTTAGGTTGTAACGTACTAGATTCATTTTTAGTCTCAAAGGGATTTACAACATTTAATCTATCACCATCAACCCCTGCAGAATCACTAATTGAATTTATAAAAACTGCAAAACCAGATGCTCTAATTGTATCAATAACGTTAGAGGACAATATCAGATCTGGTCAAAGAATGGTTAAAAAAATTCATGAAGCATATAAGAAACTTCCAATTTTCATAGGAGGTCTGGCATTTACGGAGAAAACGAATTTTAAATTTGATGGAAAACTCATCACTGATGCTCATGCCCTGGAACAAATTCCTCGAATTATAAAAAAGAAATAA
- a CDS encoding winged helix-turn-helix domain-containing protein — translation MAREKRTRIQLYFDIISAIIQEEDISPTRIQFKCNTSYDKLMKYLEEMQKREIIARNGSIGVTDKGKKFHTDYSKINDLISEISKTITEE, via the coding sequence TTGGCTCGCGAAAAAAGAACAAGAATTCAATTGTATTTTGATATAATTTCAGCAATAATCCAAGAAGAAGATATCTCGCCAACACGAATTCAGTTCAAATGTAATACCTCCTATGATAAATTAATGAAATATCTGGAAGAAATGCAAAAACGTGAAATCATAGCAAGAAATGGCTCAATCGGTGTTACCGATAAAGGAAAAAAATTTCATACGGATTATTCAAAAATTAACGATCTAATATCTGAAATTAGTAAAACGATTACGGAAGAGTAA
- a CDS encoding MEDS domain-containing protein: MSSQSEDFLESLERTHVVLFHDGNEEKKQTEYGFIKKGLDKGQHCFYTTQNRQKILDEMKQFGIEDGESNELLHIVEIPEKFEDYSDMILDKVEGLPEEAKIRVVSTHYFDFDSEEKTDRMAEIEQCVDDGFEKINGNFVCSFEVKQINEELRDRFLNQLLESHKAIIFQTKEKGTELFTLP, from the coding sequence ATGAGCTCGCAATCTGAGGACTTTCTTGAAAGTTTAGAGCGCACACATGTAGTGCTTTTTCACGATGGAAATGAAGAAAAAAAGCAAACAGAATATGGATTTATTAAAAAAGGACTAGACAAGGGTCAACACTGCTTCTATACAACACAAAATCGTCAAAAAATCCTAGATGAAATGAAGCAATTTGGAATTGAAGATGGAGAGAGTAATGAGCTTTTACACATAGTAGAGATTCCTGAAAAATTTGAAGATTATTCAGATATGATTTTAGACAAAGTGGAAGGATTACCTGAAGAAGCTAAAATTAGAGTTGTTTCAACACACTACTTTGATTTTGATTCTGAAGAAAAGACAGATAGAATGGCAGAAATTGAACAATGTGTTGATGATGGTTTTGAAAAAATTAATGGTAACTTTGTTTGTTCGTTTGAGGTCAAACAGATTAACGAAGAACTAAGAGATAGATTTTTGAATCAATTACTAGAATCTCACAAAGCTATAATATTTCAGACAAAAGAGAAAGGTACTGAATTATTTACTCTTCCGTAA
- a CDS encoding NmrA family NAD(P)-binding protein has protein sequence MSQKASSSNLEKMAALKESAKINDYSILVTGATGFIGKKLTERLSKTGYKVTAMSRTLHQNSDNVKFVAADALELDTLSNAFKGVETAFYLLHSMEGSKKEWEQFADREKVQAQNFLKAAENAGVKRIIYLGGLVNESLELSKHMRSRHEVGKILASGTIPVTELRASVIVGAEGGSYAMLRYLVERLPLMVCPRWVKSTTQPIAVENVVDYLVGAMKNPSTAGKIFEIGGPDKMTYEQMMRLYSSIINRNLNIIQIPFLTPRLSSYWIDLVTPVKASLARPLVDSLVHDSYVKDKSVEEFVPVNLKHMTEAIKEAREEQVAFKPIEKTPEEKTSYKVNQKLLLISLCAMAIIGSTYYWMDDRTDVWEISWLFGSFIWYVAIIFAILFVRQKARLGYLIGGLLSWVTLAFWLFDNFYVVFQMSVIGAEPSIDVTLRNFIGAGIAGLAIFSSHNVFHKVRVYQARGESVKESAGAEVPSGARPVYNTDYS, from the coding sequence ATGAGTCAGAAAGCAAGTTCAAGTAATTTAGAGAAAATGGCAGCATTAAAAGAAAGTGCCAAAATCAATGATTATTCAATTCTAGTTACAGGCGCCACAGGATTCATTGGAAAAAAACTAACAGAGAGATTATCCAAAACAGGGTACAAAGTTACCGCGATGTCAAGAACACTACATCAAAATTCAGATAATGTAAAATTTGTAGCAGCAGATGCGTTAGAGTTGGACACATTATCTAATGCATTCAAGGGAGTAGAAACTGCATTTTACCTTCTACACTCTATGGAAGGTTCCAAAAAAGAATGGGAACAATTTGCAGATAGAGAAAAAGTTCAAGCACAAAATTTTCTAAAAGCTGCTGAAAACGCAGGAGTAAAAAGAATAATCTATCTTGGAGGATTGGTAAACGAAAGTTTAGAATTATCAAAACACATGAGAAGTAGGCACGAAGTTGGCAAAATTTTAGCATCAGGAACCATTCCAGTTACAGAATTGAGAGCATCAGTAATTGTGGGTGCAGAGGGTGGTTCATACGCAATGCTCCGATATCTTGTTGAAAGATTACCACTAATGGTTTGCCCAAGATGGGTAAAATCTACAACGCAGCCAATTGCAGTCGAAAATGTTGTAGATTATCTAGTGGGTGCTATGAAAAATCCATCAACTGCCGGAAAAATATTTGAGATTGGTGGACCTGATAAAATGACATACGAACAAATGATGAGACTGTATTCATCAATAATTAATAGAAATTTGAATATCATACAAATTCCATTTTTAACGCCAAGATTATCATCATACTGGATTGATTTGGTAACTCCGGTAAAGGCATCACTTGCAAGGCCACTAGTAGACAGTTTAGTTCACGACTCATACGTAAAAGACAAATCAGTAGAAGAATTTGTTCCAGTAAATCTCAAACATATGACTGAAGCAATCAAAGAGGCAAGAGAAGAACAAGTAGCTTTCAAACCAATTGAAAAAACACCTGAAGAAAAAACATCTTACAAGGTTAATCAAAAATTACTTTTGATTTCACTTTGTGCCATGGCAATAATTGGTTCCACATACTACTGGATGGATGATAGAACAGATGTATGGGAAATATCATGGTTATTTGGATCATTCATTTGGTATGTTGCAATTATTTTTGCAATTTTATTTGTAAGACAAAAAGCAAGGCTAGGCTATCTTATTGGAGGATTGCTATCATGGGTAACTTTGGCATTTTGGTTATTTGACAATTTTTACGTTGTATTCCAAATGTCAGTAATAGGTGCAGAACCAAGTATCGATGTGACATTAAGGAATTTCATAGGAGCTGGAATTGCCGGATTGGCAATATTTTCATCCCACAATGTATTTCACAAAGTCAGAGTTTACCAGGCAAGAGGAGAATCAGTCAAGGAATCTGCTGGTGCAGAAGTACCAAGCGGTGCTAGACCAGTTTACAATACAGATTACTCATAA
- a CDS encoding DUF6659 family protein, producing the protein MVAKNEFDPLIKKIGKLNKKIRFIAIIHKNGKILKSEMRDEVPSLLKTKNEEKFCQDVTARRKMREEFDKSLGKVRFVNVERENISQIVMYAKTKSLFITVEPEISITDKTKIISQIKKLTVNLK; encoded by the coding sequence ATGGTTGCAAAAAATGAGTTTGATCCTCTAATTAAGAAAATTGGTAAACTAAACAAAAAAATCCGTTTTATTGCAATCATCCACAAAAATGGAAAAATACTAAAATCTGAAATGAGAGATGAAGTTCCATCTTTACTTAAAACAAAAAATGAAGAAAAGTTCTGCCAAGATGTAACTGCCCGTAGAAAGATGCGAGAAGAGTTTGACAAATCTTTAGGTAAGGTCCGATTTGTAAATGTCGAGCGTGAGAATATCTCTCAAATTGTAATGTATGCAAAAACAAAGTCTTTGTTTATCACTGTTGAGCCTGAAATATCCATTACTGATAAAACCAAGATCATCTCTCAAATCAAAAAACTCACTGTTAATTTAAAATGA
- a CDS encoding DUF5615 family PIN-like protein, whose amino-acid sequence MKILVDEMDDGMDERLIQLGYDAYSVKKLRTEGKKLHTDYSVINYAKENDMILITRDTESGQACEENGLPCILLDNNEIFKIVTEKLKNF is encoded by the coding sequence ATGAAAATTTTAGTTGATGAGATGGATGATGGAATGGATGAACGTCTAATCCAGCTAGGATATGATGCATACAGCGTTAAAAAACTCCGAACTGAAGGCAAAAAACTCCATACTGATTATTCAGTCATCAATTATGCGAAGGAAAATGATATGATTCTCATAACTCGTGATACTGAAAGTGGTCAGGCGTGCGAGGAAAATGGTTTACCTTGTATTTTATTAGACAATAATGAAATCTTCAAAATTGTAACTGAGAAACTAAAAAATTTCTAA
- a CDS encoding bifunctional nuclease family protein, with protein sequence MEINEVQDPDYEVVTISNLGFVDPYGNEGLVILHSDDKREFHMRAFSGEVSRHIASFLDDDHDTVPTIYKMLEDICEANELLLVKVKIYESGDALRANLYLTGKKDLVLRNYRASDAVALAVYYKIPILVRSNMLKSPIEETT encoded by the coding sequence ATGGAAATTAATGAAGTTCAAGATCCAGATTATGAAGTAGTCACAATCAGTAATTTGGGATTTGTAGATCCATATGGAAATGAAGGTCTAGTAATTTTACACTCTGATGATAAAAGAGAATTTCATATGCGTGCATTCTCTGGCGAAGTCTCTCGACATATTGCAAGCTTTTTGGATGATGATCATGACACGGTTCCAACAATTTACAAAATGCTTGAGGATATCTGTGAAGCAAATGAGTTATTGTTGGTAAAAGTCAAAATTTATGAAAGCGGTGATGCATTAAGGGCAAATCTTTACCTTACCGGAAAAAAAGACCTAGTTTTAAGAAATTACCGTGCATCCGATGCCGTAGCACTTGCAGTATATTATAAAATTCCAATTCTAGTCCGAAGCAATATGCTCAAAAGTCCTATAGAAGAGACTACGTAA
- a CDS encoding formate--phosphoribosylaminoimidazolecarboxamide ligase family protein, with protein sequence MIKRSEMQKIASEYTDPKIGVLGSHSALEIMDGAKDEDFETVVYCQKGREVPYQRFNRIADEIKIVKKFKDMASPANQKLMRENNTIIVPHRSLTAYLGYDILENKLKVPIFGNRKLFQAEERENKRNQYYLLKKAGVKYPKIFENPKSINKPAIVKVMEKNRKLERAFFTVTSYADYKEKSEEKIKKGIIARKDLEKASIEELAIGTYLNFNFFHTPISDQVDFIGIERRLQTNIHDYNALPAKQQLEMDIPLQNIEVGHTPASIRESLLEKVFKMGDKFVRAVKKEYAPGIIGPFSLQSVITKDLEMIVYDVSLRVPGNPIVATTSPYTKYQYGTTFGIGRRIAMEIKRAVEEDKIKDIVT encoded by the coding sequence ATGATTAAAAGATCTGAGATGCAAAAGATTGCATCAGAGTATACAGATCCAAAAATTGGAGTTTTGGGAAGTCATTCAGCATTAGAAATTATGGATGGTGCAAAAGATGAAGACTTTGAAACAGTTGTTTATTGTCAGAAAGGAAGGGAAGTACCTTACCAGAGATTTAATCGAATTGCAGATGAAATAAAGATTGTAAAAAAATTCAAGGATATGGCAAGCCCAGCAAATCAAAAATTAATGAGAGAGAATAATACAATAATTGTTCCACACCGTTCACTTACAGCATATCTTGGCTACGACATATTAGAAAATAAGCTGAAAGTGCCAATATTTGGAAATAGGAAATTATTCCAGGCCGAGGAAAGAGAAAATAAGAGAAATCAGTATTATCTGCTAAAAAAAGCAGGTGTAAAATACCCAAAGATTTTTGAAAATCCAAAATCAATTAACAAACCTGCAATTGTCAAAGTGATGGAAAAAAACAGAAAATTAGAACGTGCATTTTTCACAGTTACATCATATGCAGATTACAAAGAAAAATCTGAAGAAAAGATCAAAAAAGGGATTATTGCTAGAAAGGATTTAGAAAAAGCAAGTATAGAGGAATTGGCAATTGGAACGTATCTAAATTTTAACTTCTTCCATACACCAATTTCTGATCAAGTAGACTTCATAGGAATAGAAAGGAGACTGCAAACCAACATACATGATTACAATGCACTTCCTGCAAAACAACAATTGGAAATGGACATTCCATTACAAAATATCGAAGTAGGACATACACCAGCTAGCATCAGAGAGTCATTGTTGGAAAAAGTTTTCAAAATGGGCGATAAATTTGTTAGAGCAGTAAAAAAAGAATATGCGCCAGGCATTATTGGTCCATTTTCACTTCAAAGTGTAATCACAAAAGATTTGGAGATGATTGTGTATGATGTATCACTCAGGGTTCCAGGAAATCCAATTGTTGCTACAACCAGCCCATATACGAAATATCAATACGGTACAACATTTGGTATTGGACGACGCATAGCCATGGAAATTAAACGAGCCGTAGAAGAAGATAAGATCAAAGATATTGTTACGTAG
- a CDS encoding UbiX family flavin prenyltransferase: MKLVIGITGSTGVIYGIRLLEVLKEKGIETNLVMSEWAKKCIPMETKHDVAYVESLATEVTDENNMAANVSSGSHKTDGMIVIPCTMKTLSSIANGYDETLVARAAGVTIKEVRKLILVARETPLSAIHLENMLKLARLDVVIMPPVTEFYTNPTSIDAMVDHIVGKCLDQFDIEHDLFTRWGSK, from the coding sequence ATGAAACTTGTAATTGGAATCACTGGAAGTACTGGTGTAATCTATGGTATTCGCTTACTAGAGGTTCTAAAAGAAAAAGGAATTGAGACAAATCTCGTAATGTCTGAATGGGCAAAAAAATGTATTCCAATGGAGACAAAACATGATGTTGCATATGTTGAATCTCTTGCTACTGAAGTAACTGATGAAAACAACATGGCTGCAAACGTCTCAAGTGGAAGTCACAAAACTGATGGAATGATTGTAATTCCTTGTACAATGAAAACACTTTCAAGTATTGCAAATGGTTATGATGAAACTTTGGTTGCTCGTGCTGCAGGTGTTACCATAAAAGAAGTTAGAAAATTAATCTTGGTTGCAAGAGAAACACCTCTATCTGCCATTCATCTTGAAAACATGCTAAAACTTGCCCGACTAGATGTTGTGATAATGCCTCCTGTAACTGAGTTTTATACAAATCCAACATCAATTGACGCTATGGTTGATCATATTGTAGGCAAATGTCTTGACCAATTTGATATTGAACATGATTTGTTTACTAGATGGGGAAGCAAATAG
- a CDS encoding Sec-independent protein translocase subunit TatA/TatB translates to MIESLFNFIPGGSEWIIVIVAAGVLLFGAKKIPELAKTFGKAKGEYKKGEIEADKELKEFKESKD, encoded by the coding sequence ATGATTGAGAGCTTATTCAATTTCATTCCAGGAGGAAGCGAATGGATTATTGTAATCGTGGCCGCAGGTGTATTGCTATTTGGAGCAAAGAAAATACCAGAACTAGCAAAAACATTTGGTAAAGCTAAAGGCGAATACAAGAAAGGAGAAATTGAAGCAGATAAAGAACTAAAAGAGTTCAAAGAAAGTAAAGATTAA
- the tatC gene encoding twin-arginine translocase subunit TatC, which produces MSEINEINTHIEELRKRVIRSIISILVITVFILTFHATPFDVMGVTLYYPYPEPLNNIAAQFTNVMKGELVPDGVQLIQTAPGQAFFSQVYIAALIGIVLSIPIIVREFISFLKPALREREIHVGRSITLPAIGLFITGCAFSYAAVIPFILDFLYRYGESAGLVTFLNIMDFVTFVLQFLLAFGISFQLPLIMYAVSLSGLVDAKFWRRNLRYAIIAIIVFGAVITPDGSGVTMWFVSLPMIALYFAGMVVAERQEKQTIKT; this is translated from the coding sequence ATGTCAGAGATTAATGAGATAAATACACACATTGAGGAACTGAGAAAAAGAGTAATTCGTTCAATAATTTCTATTCTAGTTATTACAGTATTCATTCTAACATTTCATGCAACACCATTTGATGTCATGGGAGTAACATTGTATTATCCATACCCAGAACCGCTAAACAACATTGCAGCCCAGTTTACAAATGTAATGAAAGGAGAACTAGTTCCAGATGGAGTTCAGTTAATTCAAACCGCACCAGGACAAGCATTTTTCTCCCAAGTATACATTGCAGCACTAATCGGAATTGTTCTAAGCATACCAATCATTGTTAGAGAATTCATATCATTTTTGAAACCTGCATTGAGAGAAAGAGAGATTCATGTTGGGCGCTCAATAACACTTCCAGCAATAGGTTTGTTCATTACAGGATGTGCATTTTCATATGCAGCTGTAATTCCATTTATTTTAGATTTTCTTTACAGGTATGGAGAATCTGCAGGTTTGGTAACATTTTTGAACATTATGGATTTTGTTACATTTGTTTTACAGTTCTTGTTAGCATTTGGTATTTCATTCCAGTTGCCGCTCATAATGTATGCGGTCAGTCTTTCAGGTTTAGTAGATGCCAAATTTTGGAGAAGGAATTTGCGATATGCAATTATTGCCATAATTGTATTTGGTGCAGTAATTACGCCCGATGGTAGCGGAGTTACAATGTGGTTTGTATCATTACCAATGATTGCATTATATTTTGCAGGCATGGTAGTTGCAGAAAGACAAGAAAAGCAGACCATCAAGACTTAA
- a CDS encoding winged helix-turn-helix transcriptional regulator, whose protein sequence is MRKEIVIDLIEKMPGVSYNEIVRETRLSNGVISHYLIKLMESGEVEKEGIKRGKYFLKNIPKKDRKMITLLRNNTNNDIFKLLIKNFNNNTISTQNEISKRVNKSASTISVSLKDLQRNNIIERVIMNKSSKISSDIGFKILNGKLSTNNLVKYNL, encoded by the coding sequence ATGAGAAAAGAGATTGTAATTGATTTAATTGAAAAAATGCCAGGAGTATCATATAATGAAATTGTACGTGAGACGAGGCTAAGTAATGGAGTAATTTCACATTACTTAATAAAATTAATGGAAAGTGGAGAAGTTGAGAAAGAGGGCATAAAACGTGGAAAATATTTTCTGAAAAATATTCCAAAAAAAGATAGAAAAATGATCACATTATTACGAAATAATACAAATAACGATATTTTCAAACTTCTCATAAAAAATTTTAACAATAATACAATTTCTACACAAAATGAAATTTCAAAAAGAGTAAACAAATCGGCCTCAACTATTTCTGTCAGTTTAAAGGACTTGCAAAGAAATAACATAATTGAGAGAGTGATAATGAACAAAAGTTCAAAAATTTCTAGTGATATAGGATTTAAAATTTTGAATGGAAAACTAAGTACGAATAATCTTGTAAAATATAATTTATGA